One Buchnera aphidicola (Anoecia corni) genomic region harbors:
- the trxA gene encoding thioredoxin, with protein MKTKYVNPVTDNNFKEKILEYKGFSLVDFWANWCHPCKLLAPVLEEVAKEYESKLLFWSINVEHNSVTSNKYSIKGIPTLLLFKNGEVSASKVGFVSKQELTIFLDEHLK; from the coding sequence AATAATTTTAAGGAAAAAATATTAGAATACAAAGGATTTTCATTAGTAGATTTTTGGGCAAACTGGTGTCATCCGTGTAAACTATTAGCACCTGTTCTAGAAGAAGTTGCAAAAGAATATGAGAGTAAATTATTATTTTGGTCAATTAATGTAGAACATAATAGTGTTACATCTAACAAATATTCTATTAAAGGTATTCCTACTTTATTGTTATTTAAAAATGGAGAAGTATCAGCCAGTAAAGTAGGATTCGTATCTAAACAAGAATTAACAATATTTCTAGATGAACATTTAAAATAA